TTAAAATAGTTTATAAGCTGAGTTTTCCCAGGTGTAGAAGATGATTTTGCTAGACCTTTTCTATTTGTAAGAGTATTTAGTAAAGAGCTCTTACCCACATTACTTCGTCCTAAAAATGCTATTTCAGCTACATCTGGACCTGGTGAGTCACTTATACTTTGAGCTGATTGCATAAAAGAGGCATCTACTATTCTCATTGTTTTGCCTCAGTTTTATTTGTTTTTTCTACAACAGGACTAGCTTGTTTATCTTCTTTTTTCTTTTTATTTGTATCACCTAAATCAATTATAAATCTAACTGGTTTATTTTCACTTCCTGTAACTTTTGCCTCACCTGTAATTTGATTGATTACAATTTTATCCCCAAAAAGTCTTTTATCTTCTGTTACTTCTTTTAAAAATCCATTTCCAGTAATTACATATTTTAATTTTTTAGGTTCATAAACAACTTTATCACCCTTACCTTCATAAGACTTACCTGCTGTTTTAACTTTAAATTTAACATTACCAGTTGCAATGTATTTTAAAGGTTCTCTTTTAGTATTAGGCTTTTTTTTACTTAAATATACTTCTAATCTATCAGATTCTAATTCATCACTTGATTTTACCATTTTTAC
This portion of the Arcobacter nitrofigilis DSM 7299 genome encodes:
- the lptA gene encoding lipopolysaccharide transport periplasmic protein LptA, whose protein sequence is MRFILILGFLVSFLFSEKLIIDAKNFEAYDEKGLSIFTGDVKMVKSSDELESDRLEVYLSKKKPNTKREPLKYIATGNVKFKVKTAGKSYEGKGDKVVYEPKKLKYVITGNGFLKEVTEDKRLFGDKIVINQITGEAKVTGSENKPVRFIIDLGDTNKKKKEDKQASPVVEKTNKTEAKQ